DNA from Ziziphus jujuba cultivar Dongzao chromosome 2, ASM3175591v1:
GAAGATTGAGATCAACGAGGAGCGGATCCTAACAATCTCCGGAGAACGACGATTATGGGACGACAATAACACATGGAGTCGTTTTcgcaaacaaacaaacaaactggCCGACAACACCCAAAATAACGACATTCGTTCAAAGTTCACTGGACGGATTCTCTCCATTGTGATACCCAAGAAACCAGGGATTCTCTCCTTGTCCATTTCCCTGCCGTCCCAAGTCCTCGAAAAGGCCCAAACCCAACCAAAACCCAAAAGACGACTACGGCAACGGAGAATGCAGGTGGTTGGAGGTTGGTAATCATGGTGCTTGTGTTATTGCTCCTTTGGGTTTGGGGTTTATGTGGAATGTTTATGTGGAAAGTCGTTTGATCTTTGTgtttatagaaaattaattaattggtgaATGGTCATGTCAATGTATATATAACCATATTAATTTGGTGTATATATGAAATATGTAAACAACCTTTTATGAAGGAATTGTTCgaagtgttttatttttgtaattgtttTCGGTTCACTACCAATCAAATTTTCATCATGCATGCATATTGAGTGTGGAAAGCCGTTTGATCTTGCTGTTATTGATAATTAGTTGATTATGTAAACAATATGTGGACTCCAACTATATTTGGTGCAATATGAAATGTGCAAACTACCTTTCATGAACGAAGGTTCAAGTGTTCTATATTTGTAATTGTGGTCGGTTCACCATACCAATCAAATTTCCATCATGCATGAAGGGAGGAACAGATTCTGTGCTGggattttttcaatatttctggATTTTCATCCTTGTGATTATGCTACAGAATTAGTTTAATGTATATATTTCttgtacttattattattattattattatggtttgGAAACAGATTTTTAGGCTAATTTGTTTATTGTCCCTTTATAATTATGTAAAGAAATGCGGTTATTAGATTATGCAGTTTTAATTGCTGCAATTGTTTGCACAAGGGTATCATCCACAAATGCATTAGTTCAAAAACTTCATATATGAAGTTTACAGATGAGAGCTTTTGCTAAGGtatcattaaatttttaaatactattttGGAGTAATACTAGAAACTACCTATTAGCCTAATAGTGCAGAAGAAAAGGGAGAGCTTTTGCTATGGtatgattaaatttttaaatactattttGGAGTAATACTGGAAAAGAAACTACTTATTAGCCTAATAGTGCAGAAGAAAAGGAAACTTTCCCACTCGGTCACCCTTCGTTCATTCGAACGCTTCAAGTTCTGTAGGTAGTAATCAACCATTTTCTACTTCAATCCAACTGGATCCAAGCATTTCTTTTGCATCTCCGATTTCCACTATTTCACTCAGCATTCCTGCACCATCTCAATTGCTAGTACTAGCATGCATATTTGATAACAAAACATACGTTGATGGGTTTGTTCTGTCTAATTCTAATGCACACTTTGCTCATCACTTCTCACTTCTTGTATCCCCATGAACCTGACATGCACCAAGGAAAGTTTACCAAACTAGCACAATTGGTTGAAATGCCATTTTCAGTATCAACTCCTCAGCTTCTTTCATGTGACTAACTCAGCCTAGAAGATTTATCATACTTCATACATGCAGAATGACCTTCTCCGGGAAAGATTCCATGGACACAAGTCATGGAGGAGAAATATTTCCATCCTTCATCCATATGCACTCCTTGACTGTATGCATTAAGTACGGATATGAAGGTGATGTCATTTGGTTTAACACATCTAGCCTCATCtcataaaaaaatctcaaaagctTGTCTAGCTTGGCCCTTTTTGCACACTATGTAATTTTTGGTCGCCATGAACTTGCAAAATAATCTCaagataagtagagatgtgatatTCAAGAAAAGTGAGATGCATAGATTGGCAATGAACAAGGAATCTTCAAGTGGAGATGAAGTTAGCAAGGAGACATTTGACTTGGGGATTGATTTATCGAATAAATTAACTAAGTGGAGATGTAGCTCGTGAGGAAAACCATGATACCCAAGAGGCTCAAGAACAAATTGTTCAAGTAGATGATCATAACAAGGTGGAGATCGTAGAAGGTGAAGACATCTAAGACTACAATTTTGCTCGTGATAGAGTTAGACGACAAACCAAAGCACATCTAGGTATAGTTTTGCAGATTGCATTGCTTATGCACTTGAAGATATGGACTCGAAGCCGAACATATATATGAGCAAGCTTTCAAGTCAAAAGACTCGGAGATGTGGAAAGCGACATGGATGATGAAATCGATTCCTTGAATCGGAATGTAACTTGGAAACTAATTAACAAACCTAAAGGTGGTATAGTAGTTGGTTGCAATTTGGTGTTCAAGAGGAAAGAGGGTGTACCCGGAGTTGAGGCTCCAAGGTTCATTTTGGTCCTTTTGGCATACTATGTCATTTTGGTTCCTATAAACTTGCAAATTCATCTTAAGGTCAGAAAGTGCAGTCAACCCAGAGAGAACGCTAGAAAATGTAAAGTGGTCAGGGCACACATCCTCATGGTTTATACGGTAATAGAATCTAGGAATTCCAAATGCGAAAACTGCACATATCCAGCAACCATAGCATTCCAAGACACAATATTCTTATCCAACAAAAACTTCCCAAAGCCTCTGGCCAATTAAGCATGCCTTATCAAAGCAGTCAAAAAGGAGTCCGTCATGAATGTATTCCACTCAAATCCCAACCTAACAACAAATGCATATATCTGGTAATGAGCTTGAGACACATTCTCATAGAGCTAAATGGGCATGAAGTACACCAACGGGTGTGAAATCATTCGGTTCACAGTCCCATCACGAAGCATCCTACAGAATATAGAAAGGGCCTCTTTAGGATACCCATGATGAACAAAACACGTAATAACAGCAGAACAAGACACAACAATCTTGCCAGGCATTTCTTCTAACAGTTGGACCCTATTAACAATATCCCCacattttaaatacatattaGGTAAATGATTATGGAGGAAAGGGAAAATGGAAGCGACCCTTTTAGGAATTTCGCTTGGGTTGCTCTTCCATGGCGCATAAATTAGAGGTTTGGGCATATCTACGCAACAAATCAGTGCAAGTATCTTCTACTGAGGCCAAGCTGTGTAAGCCTTTTAACAGAAAAGACTATGAAAAGGAGCAGCTAAAGTTGAAAAGCACCCAAAAGACCGACGTCCTTTTGGACGAAACATCTAacggctctctctctctctgacgTCAACGATAAAGAAccgtttttcctttttttttttttttttttttttggctggttTTACTTCTCTAGTAAAAGAAATAAGtttatcaaaatagaaaaaatatttttttagataataattttttacttgaaaattacaaaataatgctaacaaatttacattaaaatgcACGAACTAAAGGAACACTATTTtttgagtgtatatatatatatatacatctgcctctgtattttcaaaaattaattatagagAAACTcctctttttttcaaaaatattaaattatgtatgAAATTTAGAAGTACatcgaaaacaaaaagaaaagcgtACGTCTATTCCTGTTCCATGCAAAGAGGGAAAGGATCTGTAAAATGCGCacgtaaagaaagaaagacttcCTAAACATAGAAAACCCCTAAGAattcaagagagagagagagagagagagagaataataaaaaaaaaggaagaagaagaaaaagaaagatatattCCTAATTTGAATAAAGTGGGACAGCCAAAAGAAGCGTAATAAAATTGTTACCGCAGCAAAGCTATCAtcgttttttttatataaaaacgaAGACATAAACATCATTTTGCAAtctaaaaactaacaaaaaacactctttgatttacaaaGTTTATAGAATATAAAAGATCCAAAGTACgcaacaaaattaaattctacCATGGAAAACGAAGCCGGAGTTAATAACCCCAGTCGTATATATACGGACTTCGAGCCTTATTGCATTTGGCATAGGAAGGAAGATAATGAGACTCTTCATGTTCATCTTCATGGTAAGCTTCTCTACATAATATATAcaattccttccttttttaaAGTTTGTCAATCATaacgtaatatatatatatatatatatatatttttgattatttatttctatttttacagaaatattcattaattaaaattttaaaaactctatattggatatatatatatatatataattgcaatGCTTTTGAAAGTCTACGTTgacaataaatagaaaataaaataataaaaattgaaacaacaATTAATTAGAACAATTAATattaatccaaataaaataatattgttaattttccTTGGGGCCCACGGCTGGCCTGGGCAGGTTTCAAAAAGGAACAGCTGAAGGTTCGGATCGACAATATGAGGATCCTAACAATCGCCGGAGAACGACCATTGGATGGCAACAACAAATGGAGTCGTTTttgcaaacaaatcaaactggCCGACAACATCAAAGTTAACGACATTAGCTCCAACTTAGCCGGAGGGATTCTCTCTGTTGTGATACCCAAGAAACCAACGACCCTCCCCATGTCCATTTCCCTGGCGTCCGAAGTCCCCCAGATGGACCATACAGCAACGGAGAATGCAGGTGTTTGGAGGTTAGAGCTTGATaaaaatatgggcatcaaagtTGGGGTTGTGCTTGCGTTTTTACTACTGGGGTTTGGGGTTTATGTGAAATGTTTATGTGGAAAGTAGTTGGTGatgtaaatatatacatgtatatgtgtgcatgtgtatatatatatatatatatatatgtgtgaggTTTCATCTATATTTGGTGCATATATGAAATGTGTAAACAACCTTTTATGAATGAAGGTTCAAGtgttttatatttgtaattgtGTTCGGTTTACTATACCAATTAAATTCCTATCATGCACGAAGGAGAGGACAGATCCTATGCCGGGACTTATTCAATATTTCTGGATTTCCATCCTTGTAATTAGGCTACAGAATTAGTTTAATGcatatttatttctttcaattttttttattatggctTGGAAACAGATAGGTGTTTAGGCTAATTGGTTAACTGTCTTCTTATAATTACATGTAGAAATATGGTTATTAGATTAGTTAGTTTTAATTCCTGCAATTGTTTGCACCAGTGTGTCATCCACACATGCATTatgtttttagatattttaatatattttatgtttttagattattcaattaaatatattaataatattaaactcaattattaaaaaataattatatttttttaaaaaaatatatagtacaaaaagttttaaaatgattagaaaattaaaaaatattaaaatattcaacccAACAAAATTGATGGGTATTTGGAGAGGTAAAATTGAGCAGGAAGCAAAAGGAGTAGGAAAACATTGAAAGGAGCTAATCAAGGCTCCAGACAGAACCTCAAGAGCTACGGCTCTCCATCTTAAGAACTATGGTGCTTGCCCATTGACTGGTCAAGAGCTGTGACTCTATCTTTCGAGCACCGCAACACTCTTCCCATATCTAATGCGGTTTTGGTGCTTTGTTAGGCAGAACCTTAAGAGCCGCAGTGCTATCCGTGTAGCGCCGAGGCACTCTGACACGAGTTGGTACTttgttttgtgaaatgtttctTTTACAGCTAGTAAGTCACATATTTTTCTTGGGACTCGGCCTAACGGCTCATTAAGTGAGAGAAATCCATTTtagtgagagagagagttatTCTCTTTGAAAGCCATTTTTGGAGACTTCAAGCTTGTATTTCTTCAAAATTAATGGAAGAAATCCTTCCTTGCTTGCCCTGTGGCCATAGATCATATTAATCAAATTACCTATTTTTTGGTGTGCTTGTTTcttactctttctttttatattataagcaatctctctctctctctctagacaTGGTTAATTGTTGTTGCTTCGTTCATCTATTGCTTGCATATATTCTTATTGGTTATTTTGtttggtgaaatttattttttcaactacACGTATCTTGATTATTCctcaatatttttatacaaaGAAATCTCATGAAGTTCACCAACGAGTGTGAATTCATTCAGTTTCACTGTTCCATCATTATAACATCCTATAGAAGAGGGAAAGGGCTTCCCTAGGATACGATGATGAACAAAACCCGTAATAACAGCATGCCAGGACACAACTTTCTTGCTAGGCATTTCTTCGAATAGTTGAACCCCTTTAACAGTATCCCCACATTTTAAATACATAGAGTAAATGGTTACGGAGGAAAGGGGAAAATGGAAGCTATCCTTTAAGGAATTAGCATGGATTGCTCTTCCACGGGGTAAATTAGAGGTTTGGGCATATCTATGCAACAAATTAGTGCAAGTGTCTTCTTCTAAGGCCAAGCTGTGTAAGCCTTTTAACAGAAAAAGACTGAAAAGGAGCAAGAAAAGTCGTAGAGCATCCAAAAGAACCACGTCATCTGGGACGAAACATCTAACATCTCTCTCTGTTTCTTTCCCTTTCGCACGAGCCAAGGTTTCAACGACTTAACGACCATCGACCATTTGGCAGATAAAGAAtcgtcttttttttcttcttttttttggtttctagcTCGTTTTATTTCTTTGGTAAAAGTAATCAttttatctaaataaaaaataatttttttagataataattttttacttcaaaattataaaatagtcccaaaaaaattatattaaaatatgcatgaaaaattaaactaacagcatttctttagtttttatgTGTCCAAAAATTTATAGAGAACtcctttttacaaaaaatactaaattatgtataaaatttagaagtacattgaaaacaaaacaaaagcataTATCTATTCATGTTCCATGCAAAGAGGGAAAGGATCTGCAGAATAACacgtaaagaaagaaagacttcATAAACAGAGAAAGCAATCCGAAAACCctcaagaattaaaattaaaaaaggattCCCAAATTTTGATAAGTGGGAAAACCAATTAAAGAAGCCTAATAAGAATGTTACCTCATAGCGAAGTCATCTTATAAAAACAGAGAGATAATTAAACACTATGAGTTTCAAagtctatataatatattctatagaAGGTCTATATtaagacaacaaaattaaattctgCCATGGAAGACACAACCGGTGCTAATAGCCCCATCCGTTTGTATACGGATTTCGAACCTTACTCCATTTGGCATAGAAAGGAAGATGCCGATATTCTTGATGTTCATCTTAATGGTAAATTACTCTACAACATATATGTACACAATTTACTTCATTTTTAAAGTTTGTTAATTGTAATTTgaagttaatatttattttttgctaaataAATAGTGTACATTTATTCACAACAacttaattcatatatatatatatatatatatatgtatatatgatatgTTTATGATATGTTTAGTCTTCTTATTAATTATCTTCTGAATactagaaatatttatttattaaagttttagaaactcTTTGTTGCATATACAATTGCCATGCCTTCgaatatcaatattaaaaaattacactaaaataaatagataattagtaactgaaataaaaataaataaataaaaattgaaagaataaaataatcaaatattattaatttcctcgtgcaaggttttaaaaaggaacaAGCGAAGGTTCAGATCAACAGGGCAAGGATCCTAACAATCTCCGGAGAACGACCATTAGACGACAACAAAAGCTGGAGTCGTTTTCGAAAACAAATCAAACTGGCCGACAACACCAAAGACGACGACGTTCGTGCCAAGTTAACTCATGGGGTTCTCTCCGTTGTGATACCCAAGAAACCTCAGATTCTCTCCTTCTCCGTTACTTTGCCGTCCGATGTCCTCCAAACGGCCCAAACCCAAGACGTTTCGGCCCAACCAAAACCCGAAAAGCCAACGACGACAGCGGCGGCTGAGGAATCACAGAAAGGAAACGACACCGTTCCGGCATTGGAGGATGCAGAACTGTCCGGGATGACGCTGGGGAGCTATATTATGGGGCAGAAGGAATCGGGTGGTTGGAAGTTGACGATGGATaaaaatatgggcatcaaagtTGGGGTTGTGCTAATTGTGTTTTTGCTTGTGGTGTTTGGGTTTTTATGTGAAAGGTTCATGTAGAAAGCCGTTTGACCTTTCATCTTTGTTTTATTGGTGATGTAAAATGTGGGGTTCCAACTATATTTggtgcatatatatgaaatgtACGTAAACAACCTTTATGAACGAATACCACCAATCAAATTCCCATCATGCATGCATATTGCTTAGcaacaattttcattttttggcattttatatattttgacattaaaaaaaatagaaaaaagaaaacaataaatagGGCGATCAAAGCATATATATCACATCTCTGTTTAAACATTAATATTGAATTGATGAAATATAACTTTGATTGATTGGAAATGATTGTTAATATAAGTTATTTAGATCTAGCGTCATAGGAAAAGTCTTTATACACTTATATCTAAGCCTCTTATCTAGGGGTCAACATTATTATTaccaataaatatattaaaaaaaaaggttaaacatTATTGATAACAACGCAGTTTGACTTGGACATTTAAATGGCTATAATAGTTTATTCTCAAACCACTATCTtcgaaaatcaaattatttctatttttacgCCAAACTAGATAAGAATAAAAactttattaccaaaaaaagaagataagaatAAAAACTTGTACTGAAATTTGGGTTCAAGCAATAAACTGTTCCAATTTAAAGTtgaattttctaataaaatgattttatatatgtatttacacaTTGACAACACACAGCGGGGATAGCTCAGTTGGGAGAGCGTCAGACTGAAGATCTGAAGGTCGCGTGTTCGATCCACGCTCACCGCATTTTtgcctctttatttatttaattatttttttttcctccatttttttcaattaaaaaaaaaataatattgaagcgAAGCTGAGAGAGAGCAGAGCAGAGCAGAAGACAAagagtgaagaagaagaagatgggttCGCGAGGAGCAAAGGAACTGGTAAGTAGGGCAACTAGAATGAAGACTAAGCTCCAATCAGCTTTCGAAGCCACAATTCTTGACCTCGAAGACGTTTCCTACCAGCACGCCGGCCACGCAGCTGTCAAAGCTAACCCTAACTCTGCCGCCGGCGAAACCCATTTCAACCTCAAGATTGTCTCCCCGAAATTCGAAGGCTTGAACCTCGTGAAACGGCATCGTTTGGTCTACGATGCCTTGGCCGACGAGCTCCAATCTGGACTCCACGCCCTCTCTATCGTCGCCAAGACTCCTCAAGAGCTCGAATTTCAACCCAAACGTCGACCAGAGTAAAATCCAAAACTGGGTTTTTTTTGTCACTGTGAGTGGCCGAATCCAAATTTGCTTAATttgtggtttatttttttatttatttttgaattattaaatttgtaatcgtATATCTTTGCGTATTATACGTAGCAGTACTGCTTGCTATAAGTTTGTATGAGTTTATATTACAAGTTCATTGATCAATGTTTCTGTCCTGCACTTGTGTTGGGCATTGAGTGCCTATAACCTGTTTGTACAAAATCCGAGTCTAAAAAGACTATAAATTCTTAAACTACTATAGTTAGGTTGGTTCTTGAGGCTGAAAGGAAATTTCCTGCTTGCCCTTTTGGATTCTGTTATTTGGATTTGGGGTGATAGACTGGAGAAGAGGATCCAAAGAAGCTAGATTATATAGATTTTTGAAGAGAACTTAATGACTGTAGCATTGAAACATAAACTACTCTTTTAATCCTCCTGTACTGTGGTACAGCGCCTTAGGCTCTTGCTTGGTAATCCTTGTTTCTTAACGATGAGAAGGAAAACCCATTGTTACCATATCAAGAATATTGGTTGGCCGGGTGACTCGGGACCATTGTTGGTATAAGACTCTGGCCTTGGGTTGGTACAATGTGTAGACACAGAGAATGGTTCCCCTGTATGGGTGAAAATCGAGAATTTTGCTTGGTGTTTAGGTGGTTCGCAAATCACAAGCACCTTAACCAGGCTAGGCTAAGGCTGTAGTGGGAACTTTGGGCACAGGTTGTTTATTTTTGGTGGGTTCATCTTAGGTTGCATATGATGGATACAACTTGACCAAGGTTAGTCCTTGGTGGAACTCATTGGTCCTTATCGAAATCAAAACTTTTGCAATAAAAAGTTATGCCAAAATCTATACTTCACCACGGCATATTGGATTTTGCATGTGCATTTTATCCCCTAGTTATATCTTCAAATCATAGTAATTTCTTTTTCGAAATCAAAACTTTTGCAATAAAAAGCTACACCGACATCTATACTTCACCACAACGTGTTTTGCATGTGCATTTTATCCCTAGTTGTATATTCAAATCACAGTAATTTCTTTTTATCACACTGCTTGCAGACTGACTAgttcttaattttctttaattataagATTATTAGGACCTTCAAAATTCCAATAATGTAGACGAAATATCACTGATTATGTTGATACTTTCCACTGtgattattttttgggttgttgGCCGACTTTGTAGATTCTCCCATTGTAGGGGAGCCAACTCAATTGTTTGTTTTCTGTACTGGGGTACAATTCAGTGTAAAATTTAGATGATTACTTGGGAAATAAAACTAATTAGAATTTAGGCAAATAGCTTAGAAGCAATCATTGTTCTCATGTCATGCCAGACAAAATTCCGAATTAGAACATCGATGCACCCTCTCTTTCTAgcattttgctatttttttcttttctgactAGAAACCGTCTCTTCTTCTTGTCCTTGATGCAAAAACCTTTTGCTTagtattttccatttttttttttttt
Protein-coding regions in this window:
- the LOC107419685 gene encoding 17.8 kDa class I heat shock protein-like translates to MEDTVGAYKPYHFHTDFEPYCIWHRKEDTDTFDVHLNGLKKQQLKIEINEERILTISGERRLWDDNNTWSRFRKQTNKLADNTQNNDIRSKFTGRILSIVIPKKPGILSLSISLPSQVLEKAQTQPKPKRRLRQRRMQVVGGW
- the LOC107419725 gene encoding 18.1 kDa class I heat shock protein-like, whose protein sequence is MENEAGVNNPSRIYTDFEPYCIWHRKEDNETLHVHLHGFKKEQLKVRIDNMRILTIAGERPLDGNNKWSRFCKQIKLADNIKVNDISSNLAGGILSVVIPKKPTTLPMSISLASEVPQMDHTATENAGVWRLELDKNMGIKVGVVLAFLLLGFGVYVKCLCGK
- the LOC107419722 gene encoding 17.6 kDa class I heat shock protein 3, whose product is MEDTTGANSPIRLYTDFEPYSIWHRKEDADILDVHLNGFKKEQAKVQINRARILTISGERPLDDNKSWSRFRKQIKLADNTKDDDVRAKLTHGVLSVVIPKKPQILSFSVTLPSDVLQTAQTQDVSAQPKPEKPTTTAAAEESQKGNDTVPALEDAELSGMTLGSYIMGQKESGGWKLTMDKNMGIKVGVVLIVFLLVVFGFLCERFM
- the LOC107419684 gene encoding protein BOLA1, chloroplastic — its product is MGSRGAKELVSRATRMKTKLQSAFEATILDLEDVSYQHAGHAAVKANPNSAAGETHFNLKIVSPKFEGLNLVKRHRLVYDALADELQSGLHALSIVAKTPQELEFQPKRRPE